A genomic segment from Daphnia carinata strain CSIRO-1 chromosome 1, CSIRO_AGI_Dcar_HiC_V3, whole genome shotgun sequence encodes:
- the LOC130692230 gene encoding LOW QUALITY PROTEIN: apolipophorins-like (The sequence of the model RefSeq protein was modified relative to this genomic sequence to represent the inferred CDS: inserted 2 bases in 1 codon), producing MGKSSSMWALLLLVPCVLAGPILQNSCASECRSPLNPKFRYAIGQTYTYDFQANSKTWMMGTSDDQAVLEVKGQALVTFRDSCDAVLQIRQATISGLDEKVEAIELEKRPLSFSWQDGTVDSLCPEQEDPVWVVNIKRSVLSMLQHTAQFLEVPETHVIESDVIGRCPTEYTVDGTGSSIKVTKTKIPNQCSSRIDRQSSIPTVSYNVAAEIQTIPLMNSTTVCVMQIKDNLVQATECRESHLFRPLSSEEGGARTEVTSSVSLISTTSAGAAAKLSSNRVSRTLILDPLGVQLEFQDAKDVGLVIRSICQQLAADSPPRFVSQLFTELVHSLRKASVRDVKSAYNNLRSKKICPESTKTEKLFLDALPQAGNTAAISLMVDILKENKLSSRQALGWYLSLPLAKFADLDSVKAVLPLIEAASTSPVALLGLTGLARRYCSENVEQCQTSTEVLQFSTKLSKMLGNRCRADAKDEVKIITVLKALGNLGVMTAEVRTTVADCAKDIKLPITVRLAAIQATRNNPCEKQVKENLLTILEDRKEDAEIRIAAYQGVMRCPCSPSMLRIQNLLNTEETNQVGSYISSHLQNIRLNPTPGKENARLLVKKLSLDKSFPADLRKYSRNMAVSHFCNINNAGWDIDANIIYAPKSFIPRSASMNLTLDLFGQSVNVFEIGMRAENLERLLEAYLGPDGVFDKEGVAGLLEKTSDSVSQFSENIWNRVASATRSKRASIKTNELSNLDKIVNLKDKPSGIKLDAFLRVFGSEIGMYAYRGTANSQSRLDLVENVQSRIAQAFRDLIEGAKRVEIDVARSMMFLDTSATFPTVAGFPLRLAVNGTTTVGLGLESQMDLPALLRDPLNANIKMKVNPLAVTELSASMTVDIAIAKTGIKMAATIHSSMAADFSARLIQGTTVDVKLDLPKSKMTLIDFKSDVMLIQQSADKAERNKPVKIVNEATYARGGCSDRLSSVTGMRLCASSSVSIPRPLSDSSKDTAPAFPLSGSTSFAIVLEKTEPTMKGYLLSATSTQEGPKVKSFLMTFDTPGSKTNRKVSIKGVLTSAPTVTVKVDSKAPWGNLAVEAEMVNEADMKSVLVKILTQEKREYYGKVQVAVTREDRKYXLATTVEAGWPQQPRAVILEGGFGHEIGRSVELSLKPAGPYAKLPYNFQVTIGREFSATTQKVWLNNLEMTTPFGKALLSTEISRQDKNYLAAFNMKYGTEQKMNAVNFNGHIQTSTQPDKSLSYKTNVLYKSSRFPVMNIDLKWDILMSPTMLSNVLVLVHGPEVDHSTNRLYFNKQIQLKGFGTRDFLFENKLEVTYPRYALNLKVDQTLKVDQRLVKGLMTVQMDNVKFVDGELALVIAPKDPKNLYELTAKLAYPGRTFSLVDTGRKIDSNSFSVSPVLEIQPGTKIELNGKASLIKDQNGMSANMDSEVRIRGYNSPIKVRHSFQYTGDMTVTTTNKIEWAGQPQIVVDGKLFFRTRKMPAVELAFLWNNRVDAKLETRLSRAESKLDMDINLIRLERRVKINSQHKFLGDTRSGSINVAWDADRDSTKQVGFDGSFTVSPSQRLIDLKSTVNVENRIYSVAFNGKLGSADFTNGDHTVRMELLLPTTKKMALAMSLFNVNQARTISNRLEVETQTPTGNTYQMSLSNAVNDLDRNMYTYNANTDVTIKGTGIEDVKMRIDSKRIVRADKRNVEFKGLVIAPKWGQNIDSSINVEVTKDSFRVGTKYQRGPMLVTVESAGKRSTQNGKLNVDGFVEVKAPKTSWQQTKIAMVSSYDITSITNFDITEKISIDYKSSKSIILDTKMKLSPSAADFSIMLETPFEVARRQGMIVSGRFEPTSPRSEGSLVVMWSSPSQRQAQEARVEFDMERRPGQIRFKLTTATPIKSLESSELSFDIRSLEDSKIYEVDIVAGLSEDKAKLNGRVNLNPAQREVDLTVTLPNSNPVRVLIRIGFQGSTYTVENRVDWGTGTFTVSGTTKYVSSDNFEVEMQIHSPELGINNFELKGANKMQNNQRVMEFTVMRKSSTIASMKSLCSYKQDSTGVQISGTAQVTTPESPFSGTVKYSFENRKVSSSDEKGALYKLEVDVTADEFVLNKVNSHLKLTNKETSGSIALCTSSNQCNEGSFAFKDTGSKNIIAKEFHALVKTKKSNVEEVRGLRAKLSASANKFEHTAEVLFDEAKNRLVGYKVYKKDSEFGLEIYTPKRITGAALEIVRGSGRQAVKSQYILTVWLDKTKAPERKLVIVTTVEPHKIGEMEGLTTSTTIKHPILPKDLEYKVEFHKLPSVKSGRDLFHFKLDADVMDPKHQRWTFETYVKNTLADKNGRNITVDMELKSKGTDLAALLTVFGGKTAENVVLAGANLKLKEKERIEKELFLRLDASPRLAYLTLGSPAKQMTLEARMNTEDIVSYKRLQLSASTRIFGLSPTVYVLDMNTSPHVDIRVFSKGSPENYHQVVGGLLDDTRFELALIRQLNVQKKELAAVYVTLNSSSLLTERVTWKLDDLRALRTAIRTRSEAIASEVSSVRSSLTPELKTYMLKWRSFGNFKNIYDKMATDYSKQLNQLKTEIEEDESMKAVVEMMEKITLVVKKIGERIEDIAEQIGEKSELVEAIEKAIENVIENLTERITEHVKNAKKTVAQLLEDLSRYFEQWKIQYGQEQGLFNALKNFYQAKSEEIRQYVANFKLSIDERFRKLISWVESLRIGDRNILAILKEAISNANMDILRERISNFLDETILLPTEEFVSEIVKAYPETTRTAYRYVKVPISKVRFYLRRTSQVTRNMSQVAESSTADKGSFWKSLVGEVVVYDVENGEISYQLPLSRKIHSLRDLLKIFDAEYFPLRGLVITSSLRSMYREMRAKYHPALASTRLNGYASLIGSKGIITFDKKSFDLSGGSCQYLLARDFLNMDFAVAINFEQPSGDRIKKSVIFTDGADQVEIKDEQVFVNNKLLAVALPAKLKLKTITVQREENIVTVRRHSGAILRCDVVKDACTFELSPFYAGRTMGLWGTFSNEHADDMSEPTGKISKDMTSFVNSWKINKTCKDNVQTVTESPHVMLQSIASSGVDSNVCDNLFEDKDSDLSSCFKVVSPAPYHDLCLKFAYKAKTSEPAFQSQLESLIAGYRATCQRWEVSL from the exons ATGGGAAAGTCGAGCTCAATGTGGGCTTTGCTCCTCCTCGTTCCCTGTGTCCTCGCAG GACCCATCCTACAAAACTCTTGTGCTTCGGAATGCCGATCAC CGCTGAACCCCAAGTTCCGCTATGCAATTGGCCAGACCTACACTTACGATTTCCAAGCCAACAGCAAGACCTGGATGATGGGCACGTCTGATGATCAAGCTGTCCTCGAAGTCAAAGGCCAGGCTCTTGTGACTTTCCGCGACTCGTGCGACGCTGTTCTTCAAATTCGACAGGCCACAATTAGCGGCTTGGACGAAAAG GTAGAGGCCATCGAACTCGAGAAGCGGCCATTGTCCTTCTCTTGGCAAGATGGTACCGTTGACTCGCTGTGCCCCGAACAAGAGGATCCCGTTTGGGTGGTCAATATTAAGAGGTCCGTCCTCTCTATGTTGCAACACACCGCCCAATTCCTCGAAGTCCCTGAAACCCACGTCATTGAG AGTGACGTGATTGGTCGTTGCCCTACCGAGTACACTGTAGATGGTACTGGTAGTTCGATCAAGGTGACCAAGACCAAGATTCCCAACCAGTGCAGCTCTCGTATCGACCGCCAATCATCTATTCCGACCGTCTCCTACAATGTTGCTGCC GAAATTCAAACCATCCCGCTAATGAACTCTACCACGGTTTGCGTTATGCAAATCAAGGATAACCTCGTTCAAGCTACTGAGTGCCGTGAGTCTCATCTTTTCCGCCCACTTTCGTCCGAAGAGGGAGGTGCCCGTACTGAAGTCACTTCCTCCGTCTCATTGATCTCGACTACAAGCGCTGGTGCCGCTGCCAAGCTATCCA GCAACCGCGTGTCCCGTACCTTGATTTTGGATCCTCTCGGTGTTCAATTGGAATTCCAGGATGCTAAAGATGTCGGCCTAGTCATCCGCAGCATCTGCCAGCAACTTGCCGCTGATAGCCCACCAAGATTCGTTTCCCAGCTTTTCACCGAGTTGGTTCACTCTTTGCGCAAGGCCTCCGTCAGAGATGTCAAGAGTGCCTACAACAACCTGCGCAGCAAGAAGATCTGCCCCGAATCAACAAAGACCGA gaaactTTTCTTGGATGCCCTTCCCCAAGCCGGAAATACTGCTGCCATCTCCTTGATGGTCGATATTCTTAAG gAGAACAAGCTCAGCAGCCGCCAAGCTCTTGGTTGGTACCTGTCGCTGCCTCTCGCCAAGTTTGCTGATCTCGACTCCGTTAAAGCTGTTCTG CCTTTGATCGAAGCTGCTTCAACCTCACCAGTTGCCCTTCTTGGTTTGACTGGCCTTGCTCGTCGCTATTGTAGCGAAAATGTCGAGCAATGTCAGACCAGCACCGAAGTTCTTCAGTTCTCGACTAAGCTGAGCAAAATGCTGGGCAACAGATGCAGAGCTGACGCAAAAGACGAAGTCAAAATCATCACCGTTCTTAAGGCTCTCGGTAACTTGGGTGTCATGACTGCTGAGGTTCGCACCACAGTCGCCGATTGCGCTAAGGACATCAAACTTCCCATCACCGTCCGCCTGGCCGCCATCCAAGCTACCCGAAATAATCCCTGTGAGAAGCAG GTGAAGGAGAACTTGTTGACCATCCTCGAAGACAGGAAGGAAGATGCTGAAATCCGCATTGCCGCCTACCAAGGTGTTATGCGCTGCCCTTGCTCCCCTTCTATGCTTCGCATCCAGAACCTTTTGAACACTGAAGAGACCAACCAAG TCGGTAGCTACATCAGCAGCCATTTGCAAAACATCAGGTTGAACCCAACACCAGGCAAGGAGAATGCTCGTCTTTTGGTCAAGAAATTGAGCCTGGACAAATCTTTCCCAGCTGATTTGCGTAAATATTCTCGCAACATGGCCGTCTCCCATTTCTGCAATATCAACAATGCCGGTTGGGATATCGATGCCAACATCATCTATGCTCCTAAATCGTTCATCCCCCGTTCAGCTTCCATGAACTTGACGCTTGACCTCTTTGGCCAATCCGTCAATGTTTTTGAG ATTGGTATGCGTGCTGAAAACCTGGAACGCCTTTTGGAAGCCTATTTGGGTCCTGATGGCGTTTTCGATAAAGAGGGCGTTGCTGGACTCTTGGAGAAGACCAGCGACTCTGTCAGTCAGTTCAGCGAAAACATCTGGAACCGTGTGGCTTCAGCCACTCGTTCCAAACGTGCCAGCATCAAGACCAATGAGCTCAGCAATCTAGACAAG ATTGTTAACTTGAAGGATAAACCTTCCGGTATCAAGCTCGATGCTTTCCTTCGCGTCTTCGGCTCAGAGATTGGCATGTACGCATACCGTGGAACTGCCAACAGCCAATCTAGGCTCGATTTGGTGGAAAATGTCCAGTCCCGCATCGCTCAAGCTTTCCGTGACCTGATCGAGGGAGCTAAGCGCGTCGAAATCGACGTTGCCCGTTCCATGATGTTCTTGGACACCTCCGCTACTTTCCCCACCGTCGCTGGTTTCCCCCTCCGCTTGGCCGTCAATGGTACCACCACTGTCGGACTCGGTTTGGAGAGCCAGATGGACTTGCCCGCTCTGCTCAGGGATCCCCTCAACGCCAACATCAAGATGAAGGTTAACCCCTTGGCCGTTACTGAGCTGTCCGCCTCCATGACTGTCGATATCGCCATCGCCAAGACCGGTATCAAGATGGCCGCTACCATCCACTCTTCGATGGCCGCCGACTTCTCCGCTCGTCTCATCCAGGGAACCACTGTTGACGTCAAGTTGGACCTCCCCAAGTCCAAGATGACTTTGATCGACTTCAAGTCTGACGTTATGCTCATCCAGCAGAGCGCTGACAAAGCTGAACGCAACAAACCTGTTAAGATTGTTAACGAGGCTAC GTACGCACGCGGTGGATGTTCTGATCGTTTGAGTTCAGTCACTGGCATGCGTTTGTGCGCCTCTTCTTCAGTCTCCATCCCTCGCCCACTGTCCGATTCTTCTAAAGATACCGCACCGGCCTTCCCTCTGAGTGGCTCTACCTCTTTTGCCATTGTCCTGGAGAAGACTGAACCCACCATGAAGGGTTACCTGCTTTCGGCCACCAGCACTCAGGAGGGACCTAAAGTCAAGTCCTTCTTGATGACATTCGACACTCCCGGCTCTAAGACTAACCGCAAGGTTTCCATCAAGGGAGTGTTGACTTCCGCACCTACTGTTACCGTTAAGGTTGACAGCAAAGCTCCGTGGGGCAATTTGGCCGTTGAGGCTGAGATGGTCAACGAAGCTGATATGAAATCGGTGCTCGTGAAGATTCTCACCCAAGAGAAACGTGAATATTACGGTAAAGTCCAGGTTGCTGTGACTCGCGAGGACCGCAAGTA TCTGGCCACTACCGTCGAAGCCGGCTGGCCCCAACAGCCTCGCGCCGTCATCTTGGAAGGAGGTTTTGGCCACGAAATTGGCAGGTCCGTCGAGCTGAGCTTGAAGCCTGCTGGCCCCTACGCCAAGTTGCCCTACAACTTCCAGGTTACCATTGGCCGCGAGTTCTCCGCTACTACCCAGAAGGTGTGGTTGAACAACTTGGAGATGACTACTCCATTCGGCAAAGCCCTTTTGTCTACTGAAATCAGCCGCCAAGATAAGAACTACCTTGCTGCCTTCAACATGAAATACGGAACTGAACAGAAGATGAACGCTGTCAACTTCAACGGACACATCCAGACTTCTACCCAGCCCGACAAATCTCTCTCGTACAAGACCAACGTTCTGTACAAGTCCAGCCGCTTCCCTGTTATGAACATCGACCTTAAATGGGATATTCTAATGTCACCTACG aTGCTGAGCAACGTCTTGGTCTTGGTGCATGGTCCTGAAGTCGATCATTCAACCAACAGGCTTTACTTCAACAAACAAATCCAACTGAAGGGATTCGGCACCAGAGATTTCCTTTTCGAAAACAAACTTGAAG TTACCTATCCTCGCTACGCCTTGAACCTAAAAGTGGATCAGACCCTCAAGGTGGACCAGCGTCTCGTCAAGGGGCTTATGACTGTTCAAATGGACAATGTTAAATTTGTTGACGGTGAATTGGCTTTGGTAATTGCCCCCAAAGATCCCAAGAATCTGTACGAGCTCACTGCTAAG CTTGCCTATCCTGGTCGTACCTTCAGCTTGGTTGACACTGGTAGAAAGATTGACAGCAACAGCTTCTCCGTATCACCCGTGCTTGAAATCCAGCCTGGCACTAAGATCGAACTTAACGGCAAAGCTTCTCTGATCAAAGATCAGAATGGTATGTCGGCAAACATGGACTCAGAAGTGCGCATCCGTGGATACAACAGCCCTATCAA GGTTCGCCACAGCTTCCAGTACACTGGAGATATGACCGTGACCACTACCAACAAGATCGAATGGGCCGGTCAGCCCCAAATCGTTGTTGATGGCAAACTTTTCTTCCGCACCCGCAAGATGCCCGCTGTGGAGCTCGCTTTCTTGTGGAACAACCGTGTAGATGCTAAATTGGAAACCCGCCTATCCAGAGCCGAATCCAAATTGGATATGGATATCAATTTGATCCGTCTGGAGAGACGTGTCAAGATCAACAGCCAGCACAAGTTCTTGGGAGACACCCGCTCGGGCTCCATCAACGTTGCCTGGGATGCCGACAGGGACTCCACCAAGCAAGTCGGATTCGATGGATCCTTTACCGTATCACCGTCTCAGCGCTTGATCGATCTCAA ATCGACTGTGAACGTTGAAAATCGTATCTACTCTGTCGCTTTCAATGGTAAATTGGGAAGTGCTGATTTCACTAACGGTGATCACACCGTTCGTATGGAACTCCTGCTGCCGACCACCAAGAAAATGGCTTTGGCCATGAGCCTGTTCAACGTTAACCAAGCCAGAACAATCAGCAACCGTTTGGAAGTTGAAACCCAAACTCCAACTGGTAACACCTACCAGATGAGCCTAAGCAATGCTGTCAACGATTTGGACCGTAACATGTATACTTACAACGCTAACACTGATGTCACCATCAAGGGCACTGGCATTGAAGATGTCAAAATGAGGATTGACAGTAAGCGCATTGTTAGAGCCGACAAACGCAATGTCGAATTCAAG GGTTTGGTGATTGCACCCAAATGGGGTCAGAACATCGACAGTTCCATTAACGTGGAAGTGACCAAGGATTCATTCCGTGTCGGTACCAAGTACCAGCGCGGTCCCATGCTCGTCACTGTTGAATCTGCTGGAAAGCGTAGCACCCAGAATGGTAAACTGAACGTTGATGGCTTTGTTGAAGTGAAAGCCCCTAAAACATCGTGGCAACAGACTAAGATCGCCATGGTTTCCTCTTACGACATCACTTCCATCACGAATTTCGAC ATCACCGAGAAAATTTCGATCGATTACAAATCATCAAAATCGATCATTCTTGACACCAAGATGAAATTATCTCCGTCGGCAGCTGATTTTAGCATAATGCTTGAGACTCCATTTGAAGTTGCTCGTCGTCAAGGCATGATCGTAAGCGGTCGTTTCGAGCCCACCAGTCCTCGTAGCGAAGGTTCCTTGGTCGTTATGTGGAGCTCCCCCAGCCAACGTCAGGCTCAAGAAGCCCGTGTCGAATTCGACATGGAGCGTCGTCCCGGCCAGATCCGTTTCAAGTTGACCACTGCCACACCCATCAAGTCCCTGGAAAGCAGCGAATTGTCATTCGATATCCGCTCGCTCGAAGATAGCAAAATCTATGAAGTCGATATCGTCGCTGGATTGTCGGAGGATAAGGCCAAGTTGAACGGCCGTGTCAATCTGAACCCGGCTCAACGTGAAGTCGATCTTACGGTCACTCTGCCCAACTCCAACCCTGTACGCGTGCTTATCCGTATTGGTTTCCAAGGTTCTACTTACACCGTGGAAAACCGCGTTGATTGGGGAACTG gCACTTTCACCGTGTCAGGCACCACCAAGTACGTCAGCAGTGACAACTTCGAAGTAGAGATGCAAATCCATAGCCCCGAACTTGGAATTAATAACTTCGAATTGAAGGGAGCCAACAAGATGCAAAACAACCAACGTGTCATGGAATTCACTGTTATGAGGAAATCATCCACCATCGCTAGCATGAAGTCCCTCTGTTCTTACAAACAGGATAGTACTGGTGTGCAGATCAGTGGAACCGCTCAGGTTACCACACCCGAATCACCTTTTTCTGGAACTGTCAAGTACTCGTTCGAAAACAGGAAAGTCAGCAGTAGTGACGAGAAAGGTGCTCTGTACAAATTGGAAGTCGACGTGACTGCCGATGAATTCGTCTTGAACAAAGTAAACAGCCACCTCAAACTAACCAACAAGGAAACAAGTGGTTCCATTGCTCTCTGCACTTCAAGCAACCAGTGCAACGAAGGATCTTTCGCTTTCAAGGATACCGGATCCAAAAATATCATTGCCAAGGAATTCCACGCTTTGGTaaagacaaagaaaagcaATGTTGAAGAAGTCCGTGGTTTGCGCGCTAAGCTTTCGGCCAGCGCTAACAAATTCGAACACACTGCCGAg GTTTTGTTCGATGAGGCCAAAAACCGTCTTGTTGGATACAAGGTGTACAAAAAGGACAGCGAATTTGGTTTGGAAATCTACACTCCTAAGCGCATTACTGGAGCCGCTCTGGAAATCGTCAGAGGTAGCGGGCGCCAGGCTGTCAAAAGCCAATACATCCTGACCGTCTGGTTGGACAAGACCAAGGCCCCCGAGCGTAAACTCGTCATCGTCACCACCGTCGAGCCCCACAAGATTGGCGAGATGGAAGGTTTGACCACTTCTACCACCATCAAGCACCCGATCCTGCCCAAGGACCTCGAGTACAAAGTAGAATTCCATAAACTCCCATCTGTGAAGAGCGGTCGTGACCTCTTCCACTTCAAGCTTGATGCCGACGTCATGGATCCTAAGCACCAACGCTGGACTTTTGAAACTTACGTCAAGAACACTTTGGCCGACAAGAACGGTCGCAACATCACCGTCGATATGGAATTGAAAAGCAAAGGAACTGATTTAGCTGCTTTGCTGACGGTCTTCGGAGGAAAAACTGCTGAAAACGTTGTTTTGGCTGGAgccaatttgaaattgaaggaaaaagaacgTATCGAAAAGGAATTGTTTCTCCGTCTGGATGCTTCTCCCCGTTTGGCCTATTTGACTCTAGGCAGCCCGGCTAAGCAGATGACTTTGGAAGCCCGTATGAATACTGAAGACATCGTCAGCTACAAACGTTTGCAGCTGTCCGCCTCTACCCGTATCTTCGGACTTTCTCCCACCGTCTACGTGCTGGACATGAACACTTCTCCTCATGTCGATATCCGTGTCTTCAGCAAGGGATCCCCTGAAAACTACCACCAGGTTGTTGGAGGTCTTTTGGATGATACTCGTTTCGAGCTTGCATTGATCCGCCAACTGAATGTCCAGAAGAAAGAACTTGCCGCCGTCTACGTCACCTTGAACAGCTCCAGTCTATTGACTGAACGTGTGACCTGGAAATTGGACGATCTTCGTGCACTCCGCACCGCCATTCGTACTCGTTCCGAAGCTATCGCCAGCGAAGTTAGCAGCGTTCGCAGCTCGTTGACTCCTGAACTGAAAACCTACATGCTCAAGTGGCGTTCTTTCGGCAACTTCAAGAACATCTACGACAAGATGGCCACTGATTATTCCAAGCAGCTGAATCAACTCAAAACTGAGatcgaagaagacgaaagcATGAAGGCCGTCGTTGAAATGATGGAGAAGATTACTCTGGTTGTTAAGAAAATTGGAGAGCGTATCGAAGATATCGCTGAGCAAATTGGAGAAAAGAGTGAGTTGGTCGAAGCTATTGAGAAAGCCATTGAGAACGTAATTGAAAACCTCACCGAACGTATCACGGAGCACGTGAAGAATGCCAAAAAGACTGTGGCTCAACTGCTGGAAGACCTCTCTCGCTATTTCGAGCAATGGAAGATCCAGTATGGCCAGGAACAAGGACTTTTCAATGCCCTCAAAA ATTTCTACCAGGCAAAATCCGAGGAAATCCGCCAATACGTTGCCAACTTCAAGCTCTCCATTGATGAACGCTTCCGCAAACTGATTTCTTGGGTTGAGTCACTAAGGATCGGTGATCGTAACATTCTCGCCATCCTAAAGGAAGCCATTTCC AATGCGAACATGGATATTCTCCGTGAAAGAATTTCGAATTTCTTGGACGAAACCATTCTGTTACCCACCGAAGAATTTGTGTCTGAAATAGTTAAGGCTTACCCCGAAACCACTCGCACCGCCTACCGATATGTTAAAGTCCCCATCAGCAAG GTTCGCTTCTACCTTAGAAGGACCAGTCAAGTCACCAGAAATATGAGCCAAGTTGCCGAATCCTCCACAGCTGACAAGGGAAGCTTCTGGAAATCTTTGGTCGGAGAGGTGGTCGTTTACGACGTTGAGAACGGAGAAATCAGCTACCAA CTACCCCTGAGCCGCAAGATTCATAGCTTGCGTGATCTGTTGAAGATATTCGATGCCGAATATTTCCCATTGAGAGGACTAGTTATCACTTCTTCGTTGAGGTCTATGTACCGCGAAATGCGTGCTAAGTACCACCCGGCTTTGGCTTCCACTCGCCTCAATG GATATGCTTCGTTGATTGGATCCAAGGGAATCATTACATTCGACAAGAAGTCGTTCGATTTGAGCGGTGGCAGTTGCCAATATCTGCTTGCTCGCGACTTCCTCAATATGGACTTTGCCGTGGCCATCAACTTCGAGCAACCTTCTGGCGATCGCATTAAGAAATCAGTCATTTTCACTGACGGAGCCGATCAAGTTGAGATCAAGGATGAACAAGTCTTTGTCAACAACAAGCTTCTGGCTGTTGCTCTTCCCGCTAAACTTAAACTTAAGACTATCACCGTCCAACGCGAAGAAAACATCGTTACCGTCAGACGCCATTCCGGTGCCATTCTTCGCTGTGACGTCGTTAAAGATGCTTGCACTTTCGAGCTGAGCCCCTTCTATGCTGGACGTACTATGGGTCTGTGGGGTACTTTCAGCAACGAGCATGCTGATGACATGAGCGAGCCCACCGGAAAG ATCAGCAAAGATATGACCAGCTTCGTCAACAGCTGGAAAATCAACAAGACCTGCAAGGACAACGTCCAAACCGTTACTGAATCTCCTCACGTAATGCTTCAGTCGATTGCTTCATCCGGAGTGGATTCTAATGTCTGTGACAACCTTTTCGAAGATAAGGACTCCGATCTAAG CTCCTGCTTCAAGGTTGTCTCTCCCGCTCCCTATCACGACCTGTGCCTTAAGTTTGCCTACAAAGCCAAAACCTCTGAACCCGCCTTCCAAAGTCAGTTGGAAAGCCTTATCGCTGGCTACCGCGCTACCTGCCAAAGATGGGAAGTTTCTC TTTAA
- the LOC130692266 gene encoding secretion-regulating guanine nucleotide exchange factor-like codes for MQLFAWGTNSHGQLGQGYESELVSVPTLTVLPEELEKAIAHNCQITGGGNHSIISSNGRIWGTGFNNVGQLCSIEKKSISVFSEIPTLISRNVTSVACGWDFSLFLAADGTLYGCGSNLFGQLGILSNHAGKLIELQNTGKQPFSQASAGLRNSVAVTSNGFLQMWGSEKYVKQVSGLSAVVKVSCGQQHVVALNTLNQLIAWGTNNHGQCGQERLKHIQYPSVIEWDEENGKILDVVSGWTHCMVLTDRQQVFTWGRNTYGQLGRASLTNTFRPEKIPELEGITSIAAGSEHSMALDTLGQVWTWGWNEHGSVGNGNVENQFRPINISHYFPGRVRSIGAGAGHSFAIVE; via the exons ATGCAGCTCTTTGCATGG gGCACTAATAGTCATGGGCAACTAGGACAAGGATATGAATCAGAACTTGTATCTGTTCCAACGCTAACTGTGCTTCCAGAAGAACTAGAAAAAGCAATTGCTCACAATTGCCAAATAACTGGAGGAGGAAACCATTCAATTATTTCTAGCAATGGAAGAATTTGGGGTACAGGCTTCAATAATGTAGGACAATTATGTTCTATAGAGAAAAAATCCATCAGTGTTTTTTCTGAAATTCCTACCTTGATTAGCCGTAATGTGACAAGTGTTGCATGTGGATGGGATTTTTCCTTATTCCTTGCAGCTGATGGAACACTTTATGGATGTGGATCCAATTTGTTTGGCCAATTGGGGATTTTAAGTAAT CATGCTGGGAAATTGATAGAACTCCAGAATACAGGCAAGCAGCCATTTTCCCAAGCATCAGCTGGCTTGAGAAATTCGGTAGCTGTAACTAGCAATGGATTTCTGCAAATGTGGGGGTCGGAGAAGTATGTGAAACAGGTTTCAG GATTGTCTGCAGTTGTTAAGGTTTCTTGCGGACAGCAACACGTTGTGGCGTTGAACACCCTAAATCAACTGATAGCCTGGGGGACCAATAATCATGGGCAGTGTGGTCAAGAGAGGTTAAAACACATCCAATATCCATCTGTTATTGAGTGGGACGAAGAGAACGGGAAAATATTGGACGTTGTTTCCGGTTGGACCCACTGCATGGTACTTACAG ATCGTCAACAAGTGTTTACATGGGGCAGAAATACCTATGGTCAGTTAGGCAGGGCGTCTTTGACAAATACTTTTCGCCCAGAAAAAATTCCTGAATTAGAAGGGATCACGTCGATCGCAGCCG GTTCTGAACACTCAATGGCCCTTGATACACTAGGACAGGTATGGACTTGGGGTTGGAACGAGCACGGAAGTGTTGGAAACGGAAATGTAGAAAACCAATTCCGGCCCATAAATATTAGTCATTACTTTCCCGGTCGGGTTCGATCGATTGGCGCTGGCGCTGGACATTCTTTTGCAATTGTAGAATAA